In a single window of the Papaver somniferum cultivar HN1 chromosome 8, ASM357369v1, whole genome shotgun sequence genome:
- the LOC113301935 gene encoding cytoplasmic tRNA 2-thiolation protein 2-like → MACASGGCGGAGGGCYKDEEEKQVLVSENQNQHHCICLKCKVEESISSSSGDFTSDLCFVCFRSNLFCKFKQSITTNDLISPTDKVLVAFSGGHSSRIALQFVHELQEKAQKNSEASRDKAYPVFGVGVAFIDETNINSLELDKAIQDLRLIVSSLSPPEKELHIMPIGNICSSDPVEGRNMMSELLCNVTDATGKEDLLRYLRMLCLQKIAYDNRYTKLVLGSCTSSIACHIISATVKGQGYSLPADMQYIDARWEIPVVLPLRDCVAQELKMLCCLDSLKTLEVLDGPRAGINGLVSSFIQVLLEENPGRERTIVRTAEKLSPFHFNRLPEESKDSNNSHLPSRWRRRKKQNLKSHDESMPSEFLCPVCFSPLTKSDFESLTMKLGSSDTCSESEIFGSSCCPSCQFQILPKEHSSMEQFYSLLPQPMVARAPRDSMNGDQTWLREQIKDCLLSDGEDGT, encoded by the exons ATGGCGTGTGCTTCAGGAGGATGTGGCGGCGCTGGTGGTGGTTGCTACAAGGACGAAGAGGAGAAACAAGTGTTAGTTTCCGAAAATCAAAATCAGCATCATTGTATCTGTTTAAAGTGTAAAGTAGAAGaatccatctcttcttcttctgggGATTTTACTAGTGATCTTTGCTTTGTATGTTTTCGTTCTAATCTCTTCTGTAAATTCAAGCAATCAATCACTACCAACGACTTGATTTCCCCTACTGATAAAGTTCTCGTTGCCTTCTCTGGTGGTCACTCCTCCAG GATAGCTCTACAATTTGTGCATGAGTTGCAAGAAAAGGCACAGAAAAATTCAGAAGCTAGTAGAGATAAAGCGTATCCTGTATTTGGTGTGGGAGTTGCATTTATCGATGAAACCAACATTAATTCTCTTGAATTGGATAAAGCAATTCAGGACTTAAGATTGATTGTTTCGAGTTTGTCGCCACCTGAAAAGGAATTGCACATTATGCCCATTGGAAATATTTGTTCCTCGGACCCTGTGGAAGGAAGGAACATGATGAGTGAATTGTTGTGTAATGTTACTGATGCCACCGGCAAAGAAGATCTCTTGCGATATCTTCGTATGCTGTGCTTGCAGAAG ATTGCTTATGATAATCGGTATACTAAACTGGTGCTAGGATCGTGCACATCATCGATAGCTTGCCATATTATTTCAGCGACTGTGAAG GGACAAGGTTATTCTTTACCGGCAGATATGCAGTACATTGATGCGAGATGGGAGATCCCAGTGGTGCTTCCTCTGCGAGACTGTGTTGCACAAGAGCTCAAAATGCTCTGCTGCCTAGACAG TTTAAAGACCTTGGAGGTGCTTGATGGTCCTCGTGCTGGTATCAATGGCTTGGTGTCATCATTCATTCAAGTTCTTCTG GAAGAAAACCCTGGACGTGAACGCACCATTGTTAGAACAGCAGAAAAGCTCAGTCCATTTCATTTCAATAGGCTCCCAGAAGAAAGCAAAGACTCCAATAACAGTCATTTGCCATCACGATGGCGTCGCAGGAAGAAGCAAAATCTAAAATCTCATGACGAGTCCATGCCGTCGGAGTTTCTCTGCCCAGTCTGCTTCAGTCCACTGACTAAATCAGATTTTGAAAGTTTAACAATGAAGCTTGGGAGTTCTGACACATGTAGTGAAAGTGAAATTTTTGGATCAAGCTGCTGCCCCAGTTGCCAGTTTCAGATACTTCCAAAAGAGCATTCATCTATGGAGCAGTTCTATTCGCTTCTGCCCCAGCCGATGGTAGCACGAGCACCAAGGGACAGCATGAATGGTGACCAGACTTGGCTAAG GGAGCAAATAAAAGATTGCTTGCTCTCTGACGGTGAGGATGGAACATAA